Proteins from one Pongo abelii isolate AG06213 chromosome 19, NHGRI_mPonAbe1-v2.0_pri, whole genome shotgun sequence genomic window:
- the CTNS gene encoding cystinosin isoform X1 translates to MIRNWLTIFILFPLKLIEKCESSVSLTVPPVVKLENGSSTNVSIALRPPLNATLVITFEITFRSKNITILELPDEVVMPPGVTNSSFQVTSQNVGQVTVYLHGNHSNQTGPRIRFLVIRSSAISIINQVIGWIYFVAWSISFYPQVIMNWRRKSVIGLSFDFVALNLMGFVAYSVFNIGLLWVPYIKEQFLLKYPNGVNPVNSNDVFFSLHAVVLTLIIIVQCCLYERGGQRVSWPAIGFLVLAWLFAFVTMIVAAVGVTTWLQFLFCFSYIKLAVTLVKYFPQAYMNFYYKSTEGWSIGNVLLDFTGGSFSLLQMFLQSYNNDQWTLIFGDPTKFGLGVFSIVFDVVFFIQHFCLYRNRPGLRAARTGSGSRLRQDWAPSLQPKALPQTTSVSASSLKG, encoded by the exons AGTCAAGCGTCAGCCTCACTGTTCCTCCCGTTGTAAAGCTGGAAAACGGCAGCTCGACCAACGTCAGCATCGCCCTGCG GCCACCATTAAATGCAACCCTGGTGATCACTTTTGAAATCACATTTCGTTCCAAAAATATTACTATCCTTGAGCTCCCCGATGAA GTTGTGATGCCTCCCGGAGTGACAAATTCCTCTTTTCAAGTGACATCTCAAAATGTTGGACAAGTTACTGTTTATCTACACGGAAATCACTCCAATCAGACCGG CCCGAGGATACGCTTTCTCGTGATCCGCAGCAGCGCCATTAGCATCATAAACCAGGTGATTGGCTGGATCTACTTTGTGGCCTGGTCCATCTCCTTCTACCCTCAGGTGATCATGAATTGGAGGCGGAAAAG CGTCATTGGTCTGAGCTTCGACTTCGTGGCTCTGAACCTGATGGGCTTCGTGGCCTACAGTGTATTCAACATCGGCCTCCTCTGGGTGCCCTACATCAAG GAGCAGTTTCTTCTCAAATACCCCAACGGAGTGAACCCCGTGAACAGCAACGACGTCTTCTTCAGCCTGCATGCGGTTGTCCTCACGCTGATCATCATCGTGCAGTGCTGCCTGTATGAG CGCGGTGGCCAGCGTGTGTCCTGGCCTGCCATCGGCTTCCTGGTGCTCGCGTGGCTCTTCGCATTTGTCACCATGATCGTGGCTGCAGTAGGAGTGACCACGTGGCTGCAGTTTCTCTTCTGCTTCTCCTACATCAAGCTCGCAGTCACGCTGGTCAAGTATTTTCCACAG GCCTACATGAACTTTTACTACAAAAGCACCGAGGGCTGGAGCATTGGCAATGTGCTCCTGGACTTCACCGGgggcagcttcagcctcctgcagATGTTCCTCCAGTCCTACAACAACG ACCAGTGGACCCTGATCTTCGGAGACCCAACCAAGTTTGGACTCGGGGTCTTCTCCATCGTCTTCGACGTCGTCTTCTTCATCCAGCACTTCTGTTTGTACAGAAACAGACCGGG GCTTCGGGCAGCGCGCACAGGCTCTGGCAGCCGTCTCAGGCAGGACTGGGCACCGAGCTTGCAGCCGAAGGCCTTGCCCCAAACTACCAGCGTTTCTGCAAGCAGCTTGAAGGGCTGA
- the CTNS gene encoding cystinosin isoform X2 yields the protein MPPGVTNSSFQVTSQNVGQVTVYLHGNHSNQTGPRIRFLVIRSSAISIINQVIGWIYFVAWSISFYPQVIMNWRRKSVIGLSFDFVALNLMGFVAYSVFNIGLLWVPYIKEQFLLKYPNGVNPVNSNDVFFSLHAVVLTLIIIVQCCLYERGGQRVSWPAIGFLVLAWLFAFVTMIVAAVGVTTWLQFLFCFSYIKLAVTLVKYFPQAYMNFYYKSTEGWSIGNVLLDFTGGSFSLLQMFLQSYNNDQWTLIFGDPTKFGLGVFSIVFDVVFFIQHFCLYRNRPGLRAARTGSGSRLRQDWAPSLQPKALPQTTSVSASSLKG from the exons ATGCCTCCCGGAGTGACAAATTCCTCTTTTCAAGTGACATCTCAAAATGTTGGACAAGTTACTGTTTATCTACACGGAAATCACTCCAATCAGACCGG CCCGAGGATACGCTTTCTCGTGATCCGCAGCAGCGCCATTAGCATCATAAACCAGGTGATTGGCTGGATCTACTTTGTGGCCTGGTCCATCTCCTTCTACCCTCAGGTGATCATGAATTGGAGGCGGAAAAG CGTCATTGGTCTGAGCTTCGACTTCGTGGCTCTGAACCTGATGGGCTTCGTGGCCTACAGTGTATTCAACATCGGCCTCCTCTGGGTGCCCTACATCAAG GAGCAGTTTCTTCTCAAATACCCCAACGGAGTGAACCCCGTGAACAGCAACGACGTCTTCTTCAGCCTGCATGCGGTTGTCCTCACGCTGATCATCATCGTGCAGTGCTGCCTGTATGAG CGCGGTGGCCAGCGTGTGTCCTGGCCTGCCATCGGCTTCCTGGTGCTCGCGTGGCTCTTCGCATTTGTCACCATGATCGTGGCTGCAGTAGGAGTGACCACGTGGCTGCAGTTTCTCTTCTGCTTCTCCTACATCAAGCTCGCAGTCACGCTGGTCAAGTATTTTCCACAG GCCTACATGAACTTTTACTACAAAAGCACCGAGGGCTGGAGCATTGGCAATGTGCTCCTGGACTTCACCGGgggcagcttcagcctcctgcagATGTTCCTCCAGTCCTACAACAACG ACCAGTGGACCCTGATCTTCGGAGACCCAACCAAGTTTGGACTCGGGGTCTTCTCCATCGTCTTCGACGTCGTCTTCTTCATCCAGCACTTCTGTTTGTACAGAAACAGACCGGG GCTTCGGGCAGCGCGCACAGGCTCTGGCAGCCGTCTCAGGCAGGACTGGGCACCGAGCTTGCAGCCGAAGGCCTTGCCCCAAACTACCAGCGTTTCTGCAAGCAGCTTGAAGGGCTGA
- the TAX1BP3 gene encoding tax1-binding protein 3 isoform X2, with translation MSYIPGQPVTAVVQRVEIHKLRQGENLILGFSIGGGIDQDPSQNPFSEDKTDKGIYVTRVSEGGPAEIAGLQIGDKIMQVNGWDMTMVTHDQARKRLTKRSEEVVRLLVTRQSLQKAVQQSMLS, from the exons ATGTCCTACATCCCGGGCCAGCCGGTCACCGCCGTGGTG CAAAGAGTTGAAATTCACAAGCTGCGTCAAGGTGAGAACTTAATCCTGGGTTTCAGCATTGGAGGTGGAATCGACCAGGATCCTTCCCAAAATCCCTTCTCCGAAGACAAGACGGACAAG GGTATTTATGTCACACGGGTGTCCGAAGGAGGCCCTGCTGAAATCGCTGGGCTGCAGATTGGAGACAAGATCATGCAG GTGAACGGCTGGGACATGACCATGGTCACACATGACCAGGCCCGGAAGCGGCTCACCAAGCGCTCGGAGGAGGTGGTGCGCCTGCTGGTGACGCGGCAGTCGCTGCAGAAGGCCGTGCAGCAGTCCATGCTGTCCTAG
- the TAX1BP3 gene encoding tax1-binding protein 3 isoform X1: MSYIPGQPVTAVVVSALAQAPPRLGLTPPRRAGNGHPKQQRVEIHKLRQGENLILGFSIGGGIDQDPSQNPFSEDKTDKGIYVTRVSEGGPAEIAGLQIGDKIMQVNGWDMTMVTHDQARKRLTKRSEEVVRLLVTRQSLQKAVQQSMLS; the protein is encoded by the exons ATGTCCTACATCCCGGGCCAGCCGGTCACCGCCGTGGTGGTGAGTGCGCTTGCGCAGGCTCCTCCTCGTCTTGGCCTGACCCCACCTCGCAGAGCGGGAAACGGACACCCCAAGCAG CAAAGAGTTGAAATTCACAAGCTGCGTCAAGGTGAGAACTTAATCCTGGGTTTCAGCATTGGAGGTGGAATCGACCAGGATCCTTCCCAAAATCCCTTCTCCGAAGACAAGACGGACAAG GGTATTTATGTCACACGGGTGTCCGAAGGAGGCCCTGCTGAAATCGCTGGGCTGCAGATTGGAGACAAGATCATGCAG GTGAACGGCTGGGACATGACCATGGTCACACATGACCAGGCCCGGAAGCGGCTCACCAAGCGCTCGGAGGAGGTGGTGCGCCTGCTGGTGACGCGGCAGTCGCTGCAGAAGGCCGTGCAGCAGTCCATGCTGTCCTAG
- the EMC6 gene encoding ER membrane protein complex subunit 6 — MAAVVAKREGPPFISEAAVRGNAAVLDYCRTSVSALSGATAGILGLTGLYGFIFYLLASVLLSLLLILKAGRRWNKYFKSRRPLFTGGLIGGLFTYVLFWTFLYGMVHVY, encoded by the coding sequence ATGGCCGCGGTGGTGGCCAAGCGGGAAGGGCCGCCGTTCATCAGCGAGGCGGCCGTGCGGGGCAACGCCGCCGTCCTGGATTATTGCCGGACCTCGGTGTCAGCGCTGTCGGGGGCCACGGCCGGCATCCTCGGCCTCACCGGCCTCTACGGCTTCATCTTCTACCTGCTCGCCTCCGTCCTGCTCTCCCTGCTCCTCATTCTCAAGGCGGGAAGGAGGTGGAACAAATATTTCAAATCACGGAGACCTCTCTTTACAGGAGGCCTCATCGGGGGCCTCTTCACCTACGTCCTGTTCTGGACGTTCCTCTACGGCATGGTGCACGTCTACTGA